A region of Candidatus Cloacimonadota bacterium DNA encodes the following proteins:
- a CDS encoding phosphohydrolase has protein sequence MNKSVKQNGLERNILKMLKGKPLQAAQMLFADPELQAMQEYANIVSIKRLGYNDHGPVHMRKATLNAIKMFKLLHDAGIKMSLEKEGAGTDEDSLMGVLFASLLHDLGMSVARHNHELISIQLAIPFIERILDAILPPDDHMTKAAIRSIAIEGIFGHMASQQIHSLEAGLVLIGDGSDMEKGRARIPTILSSEPRIGDIHRTSAGAIQKVVIAKGAEKPISITVEMSASVGFFQVEEVLFPKINKSPVKPYIELYARVIDRELLRYL, from the coding sequence ATGAATAAATCAGTCAAACAGAACGGACTCGAGCGCAACATCCTCAAAATGCTGAAAGGCAAACCCCTGCAGGCAGCCCAGATGCTCTTCGCCGATCCCGAACTCCAGGCCATGCAGGAATACGCGAACATCGTTTCCATCAAACGCCTCGGCTACAACGACCATGGGCCAGTTCACATGCGCAAGGCCACCCTCAACGCCATCAAGATGTTCAAGCTGCTGCACGACGCCGGCATCAAGATGAGCCTGGAGAAAGAAGGCGCCGGCACGGACGAGGATTCCCTCATGGGGGTTCTTTTCGCCTCTCTGCTGCACGACCTGGGGATGTCCGTCGCCCGCCACAACCACGAGCTGATCTCCATCCAACTGGCCATTCCCTTTATTGAACGCATCCTGGACGCCATCCTGCCTCCGGACGATCACATGACCAAAGCAGCCATCCGCTCCATCGCCATCGAAGGCATTTTCGGACACATGGCCTCCCAGCAGATCCACTCGCTGGAAGCCGGGCTGGTGCTGATCGGTGACGGCAGCGACATGGAAAAAGGCCGCGCCCGCATTCCCACCATCCTTTCCAGCGAACCGCGCATCGGCGACATCCACCGCACCTCGGCAGGAGCCATCCAGAAAGTGGTCATCGCCAAAGGCGCGGAAAAACCGATCTCGATCACGGTGGAGATGAGCGCCTCGGTTGGTTTCTTCCAAGTGGAGGAAGTTTTATTCCCCAAAATCAACAAAAGCCCCGTCAAGCCCTATATAGAGCTGTATGCCAGGGTAATAGACCGCGAGTTGCTCAGGTATCTCTAA
- a CDS encoding threonine/serine exporter: MRPFDHLTLMQFTWAALSILGFSIRVNLRGWKILLLALGGGLSWGLYLIFLYYSNSLLFSIFCAVIVVCIYSEIVARLIKVPVSVFVTCAIIPLVPGSSLYYAMQGFIAGNSELASEHTYKVLLISGTIAMAIAVVSSATNLIFRFRNRF, encoded by the coding sequence ATGCGGCCTTTCGACCACCTAACCCTGATGCAGTTCACTTGGGCGGCGCTGTCCATCCTGGGTTTTTCCATCCGCGTGAACCTGCGGGGCTGGAAGATCCTGCTGCTGGCTTTGGGCGGCGGCTTGTCCTGGGGATTGTATCTGATCTTCCTCTATTACAGCAATTCGCTGTTGTTTTCCATTTTCTGCGCGGTTATTGTGGTATGTATCTACTCGGAGATCGTAGCCCGTCTGATCAAGGTGCCGGTTTCGGTCTTTGTTACCTGCGCGATCATCCCCCTGGTGCCGGGAAGCAGTCTCTACTATGCTATGCAGGGATTCATCGCGGGAAACTCGGAACTGGCTTCGGAGCATACTTACAAGGTTTTGCTTATCTCCGGGACCATCGCCATGGCCATCGCTGTGGTGAGCAGCGCGACCAACCTTATCTTCCGGTTTAGGAACAGATTTTAG